A stretch of Pseudoprevotella muciniphila DNA encodes these proteins:
- a CDS encoding tetratricopeptide repeat protein encodes MKKILISFALLAISAFSFAQDANLEKIQELMVKNKAYSADSLMQLTLASPKTKNLQLMYNKAGLIKLILLQEEANKQGQGVPFDTLAFVKHIDDAIDLYTKSHNFTVTPNEKGKLPKVDPKVEEDTKARLMSIYSYPSYSAMFLLNQGDTLGALKYFQKYLDMSNNPAFTPAERDSLIAAHKEADVRTQFNVAFLYYNLKDWNNMIPNVDKALKNDFEKKNLYYMKRDAYLAMQDTAQWVNVLKEAATDLNEVSFLEEIVSYYIRSGKTDEAEALVNDMVANNPGNALTWYLKGYVELSIKENNAVARENFLKATEIDPNLAIAYINIGVTYYSDAVKRRMSDEFNFINKLNFKPDEVAMEFYKKEVATIRPDFDKAIDYLNKAKEIDPVQAPEANRRLRSIYSLLGTMYQTCNQKDEVAKLQGLINELEE; translated from the coding sequence ATGAAAAAAATACTGATTTCATTTGCGCTTCTCGCCATCTCTGCATTTTCATTTGCGCAGGACGCAAACCTCGAGAAGATTCAGGAACTCATGGTAAAGAACAAGGCATATAGTGCAGACTCGCTCATGCAGTTGACACTTGCCAGTCCCAAAACCAAGAATTTGCAACTCATGTACAACAAGGCAGGACTTATCAAACTCATCCTCCTGCAAGAAGAAGCAAATAAGCAAGGGCAGGGTGTACCCTTCGATACTCTGGCATTCGTTAAGCACATCGACGATGCTATCGACCTCTACACCAAGAGCCACAATTTCACTGTAACACCCAATGAAAAGGGTAAACTGCCCAAAGTGGATCCAAAGGTAGAAGAAGATACAAAGGCAAGGCTCATGTCCATCTATTCTTATCCTTCCTATTCTGCCATGTTCCTCCTCAATCAAGGTGATACGCTCGGCGCACTCAAATACTTCCAGAAGTATCTTGATATGTCTAACAATCCGGCATTCACACCCGCAGAACGCGATTCACTCATCGCCGCCCATAAGGAGGCTGATGTAAGAACACAGTTCAACGTGGCGTTCCTCTACTACAACCTCAAGGACTGGAACAACATGATTCCAAATGTGGACAAAGCGCTCAAAAATGATTTTGAAAAAAAGAACCTCTATTACATGAAGCGCGACGCATACCTCGCAATGCAAGACACCGCACAGTGGGTAAACGTGCTCAAGGAGGCTGCTACTGACCTCAACGAAGTGTCATTCCTCGAGGAAATTGTGTCCTATTATATCCGTTCCGGAAAAACTGATGAAGCAGAGGCTCTCGTGAACGATATGGTGGCAAACAATCCCGGCAATGCGCTCACATGGTACTTGAAAGGATACGTAGAACTCAGCATCAAGGAAAACAATGCGGTGGCAAGGGAAAATTTCCTCAAAGCAACAGAAATAGACCCCAACCTCGCTATTGCATACATCAATATCGGTGTAACCTATTATTCAGATGCGGTTAAGCGCCGTATGAGCGATGAATTCAACTTCATCAACAAACTCAACTTCAAACCGGACGAAGTGGCTATGGAATTCTACAAAAAAGAAGTGGCAACCATACGTCCCGATTTTGATAAGGCCATCGATTATCTTAACAAAGCAAAGGAGATAGACCCCGTGCAAGCACCCGAAGCCAACAGACGCCTGCGCTCCATCTATTCTCTGCTCGGAACGATGTATCAGACCTGCAACCAAAAGGATGAAGTGGCTAAACTGCAAGGATTGATCAACGAACTCGAAGAGTAA
- the gyrA gene encoding DNA gyrase subunit A gives MASLDDRIIKVNIEQEMRSSYIDYSMSVIVARALPDVRDGFKPVHRRILYGMQQIGNTHDKATKKCARIVGEVLGKYHPHGDSSVYGALVRMAQDWNMRYTLVEGQGNFGSMDGDSAAAMRYTEARLSLLGEAMMQDLEKETVDMTNNFDDTLKEPTVMPTRIPNLLVNGASGIAVGMATNIPTHNLGEVIDGCVAYIDNPDIETEELMQHVKAPDFPTGGYIMGMQGVRDAYETGKGRVVIRAKTDIETTPTHDKIIVNEIPYGVNKAELIKNIASLVNEKKIEGISNVNDETDREGMRIVIDVKRDANANVVLNKLFKMTALQSSFSVNCIALVHGQPKLLTLKDCIKYFVEHRHDVTIRRTQFELRKAQERAHILEGLILASDNIDEVVHIIRSSKTPQEAIERLKERFGFDDIQAKAIVDMRLAQLTNIQQEKLHAEYDGLMKKIEYYNLVLTDDGECKKLMKTELEEVKEKYGDARRTEIRLSAEEFNPEDFYADDEVVITLSHLGYIKRTPLTEYRQQSRGGVGSRGSTTRDSDFIEHLYHATMHNTMLFFTEKGRCYWLKVYDIPEGAKNSKGRAIQNVLNIDSDDSVNACLQIRKLNDKEFCESHYVVFATKNGIVKKTCLTEYSRPRANGVIAINTREDDKVVNVILTNGDNELVLANRNGRAIRFHESKVRTMGRNATGVIGMRLDNDGEDAIVGMIAINHEDKETILVVSEQGYGKRSQVADYRVTGRGGKGVKTLNVTEKTGKVISLRVVTEDIDLMIINKSGITIRMRVDDIRVTGRATQGVRVINLSKRNDVISSVCAVSRSEEEEETEAIPGNEASAQPAVQTETQQEPNINEENV, from the coding sequence ATGGCATCATTAGACGACAGAATCATTAAAGTAAACATTGAGCAGGAAATGCGCTCGTCGTATATCGACTACTCAATGTCAGTTATCGTGGCACGCGCTTTGCCCGATGTGCGCGATGGCTTCAAACCAGTACACAGACGCATACTATACGGTATGCAGCAAATCGGAAACACACACGACAAGGCAACAAAGAAATGCGCACGTATCGTAGGTGAAGTGCTCGGTAAGTACCACCCACACGGCGACAGTTCTGTATATGGCGCGCTCGTGAGAATGGCGCAGGACTGGAACATGCGCTACACACTCGTCGAAGGACAAGGTAACTTCGGATCAATGGACGGAGACTCTGCTGCAGCAATGCGTTACACGGAAGCACGTCTCTCGCTCCTCGGAGAAGCCATGATGCAGGACCTCGAAAAGGAAACTGTTGACATGACAAACAACTTCGACGATACACTCAAGGAGCCGACAGTCATGCCAACCAGAATACCAAACCTCCTCGTCAACGGAGCAAGCGGTATAGCAGTAGGTATGGCAACTAACATACCTACACACAATCTCGGAGAGGTCATCGACGGATGTGTGGCATACATCGACAACCCTGATATCGAAACAGAAGAACTCATGCAGCATGTCAAGGCTCCCGACTTCCCGACAGGGGGCTACATCATGGGTATGCAGGGAGTAAGAGACGCCTACGAAACAGGTAAGGGACGTGTGGTAATACGTGCGAAAACCGACATAGAAACAACACCCACACACGACAAGATCATCGTCAACGAAATACCTTACGGCGTAAACAAGGCAGAACTCATCAAGAATATAGCCAGCCTCGTCAACGAAAAGAAAATCGAAGGCATATCAAATGTCAATGACGAAACCGACCGCGAAGGCATGCGCATCGTCATCGATGTGAAGCGCGACGCTAATGCTAACGTAGTGCTCAACAAACTCTTCAAGATGACAGCGCTGCAAAGCAGTTTCTCCGTAAACTGTATAGCACTCGTGCACGGACAGCCTAAATTGCTGACACTCAAGGACTGCATCAAGTATTTCGTGGAGCACAGACACGATGTAACCATACGAAGGACACAGTTCGAACTCCGGAAGGCACAGGAACGTGCACACATCCTCGAAGGACTCATCCTCGCAAGCGACAACATCGACGAAGTAGTGCACATCATACGCTCGTCCAAAACACCTCAGGAAGCCATAGAACGACTGAAGGAAAGATTCGGATTCGACGACATTCAGGCAAAGGCTATCGTCGATATGCGCCTCGCACAACTCACCAACATACAGCAGGAGAAACTGCACGCTGAGTACGACGGCCTCATGAAGAAGATAGAGTACTATAACCTCGTGCTGACCGACGACGGCGAGTGCAAGAAACTCATGAAAACTGAACTCGAGGAAGTAAAGGAGAAGTATGGAGACGCACGTCGCACAGAAATCCGTCTCTCTGCCGAAGAATTCAATCCAGAAGACTTCTATGCAGACGACGAAGTGGTTATCACGCTAAGCCACCTCGGATACATCAAGCGAACACCCCTCACAGAGTACAGGCAGCAGTCGAGAGGAGGAGTGGGAAGCCGCGGAAGTACCACACGCGATTCAGATTTCATAGAACACCTCTACCACGCCACTATGCACAACACTATGCTCTTCTTTACAGAGAAGGGACGCTGCTACTGGCTCAAGGTGTACGACATACCCGAAGGGGCGAAAAACTCAAAGGGACGCGCCATACAGAATGTGCTGAATATCGATAGCGATGACTCTGTCAATGCATGTCTGCAAATCAGAAAATTAAACGATAAGGAGTTCTGCGAGTCACATTATGTGGTATTCGCAACGAAAAACGGTATCGTGAAGAAAACGTGCCTCACAGAGTACAGCCGACCGCGTGCAAATGGCGTAATAGCCATCAACACACGCGAGGACGACAAGGTAGTGAACGTCATACTCACCAACGGCGACAACGAACTCGTTCTGGCGAACAGAAACGGACGAGCCATACGCTTCCATGAAAGCAAGGTAAGGACTATGGGACGTAACGCAACCGGAGTAATCGGAATGAGGCTCGACAACGACGGAGAAGACGCCATCGTCGGAATGATTGCCATCAACCACGAAGACAAAGAAACCATACTCGTGGTGAGTGAGCAGGGATACGGAAAACGAAGCCAAGTAGCCGACTACCGCGTTACAGGACGTGGCGGAAAGGGCGTGAAGACGCTCAACGTAACGGAAAAGACCGGCAAAGTCATCTCGCTCAGAGTGGTAACCGAAGATATCGACCTCATGATCATCAACAAGAGCGGTATAACCATCAGGATGCGCGTGGACGACATACGCGTAACCGGACGTGCCACACAGGGCGTGCGCGTCATCAACCTCTCAAAACGCAACGACGTCATCAGTTCTGTATGCGCCGTTAGCAGAAGCGAAGAAGAAGAGGAAACTGAAGCAATACCCGGAAATGAAGCATCTGCACAGCCGGCAGTACAGACTGAAACACAGCAGGAGCCAAACATCAACGAAGAAAACGTATAA
- a CDS encoding sensor histidine kinase — MSGFAFILRRRSTTIIHVAVWLYIFLSPVIFKPNDRPFDLIHDAGQFILPFFWFIVFYANYFWLVPHYFQKKKYVRFALFTILMLSILLMVEPLLELSFPELFSPPPPPIEGRHVHTYTESNTLSVLKILMHDSIMYVLSALAATYARVARKWQDVEQDLHIAKLQMTEAEIKNLKYQINPHFLLNVLNNIYALVAIDQEKAQAAIVQLSKMMRYLLSNFETPTIPLNHEMEFIETYVNLMRIRITKNVDLKFNVDVPADNSMEIAPMILISLVENAFKHGISSVEDSFIHINIKARHNKLHITCSNSNFPKTGDDKTPNGVGLKLMVRRLELSYPDNFAYQTNISEDGKVFTTTIDINLIKIE, encoded by the coding sequence ATGTCTGGATTTGCATTTATATTACGCCGTAGATCTACAACGATTATACATGTCGCTGTATGGCTCTATATCTTTCTCTCGCCAGTAATATTCAAGCCCAACGACAGGCCCTTCGACCTGATTCATGATGCAGGACAGTTCATACTTCCTTTCTTCTGGTTCATCGTATTTTATGCGAATTATTTCTGGTTGGTGCCCCACTATTTCCAAAAGAAAAAATACGTCAGGTTTGCGCTTTTTACAATTCTCATGCTCTCAATCCTGCTGATGGTGGAGCCGCTCTTGGAGTTGTCTTTTCCGGAACTGTTCTCTCCGCCGCCACCACCCATAGAGGGCAGGCATGTCCATACCTATACTGAAAGCAACACGTTGTCAGTGCTGAAAATACTGATGCATGATTCCATCATGTACGTCCTTTCTGCATTAGCAGCCACATACGCGCGTGTAGCAAGAAAGTGGCAGGACGTGGAGCAAGACTTGCATATAGCAAAATTGCAGATGACAGAGGCGGAAATAAAGAATCTCAAGTACCAGATCAATCCACACTTCCTTCTCAATGTACTCAACAATATATATGCTCTCGTAGCCATTGATCAGGAGAAGGCGCAAGCCGCCATTGTGCAACTGAGCAAAATGATGAGGTATCTCCTTTCTAATTTTGAGACCCCCACCATACCGCTGAACCATGAGATGGAGTTTATCGAAACTTATGTCAATCTCATGCGTATCAGAATCACGAAAAACGTGGACCTGAAGTTTAATGTGGACGTACCCGCAGATAACAGTATGGAAATAGCGCCCATGATTCTCATTTCGCTCGTCGAAAACGCATTTAAGCATGGCATTAGTTCTGTGGAGGATAGTTTTATACATATTAACATTAAAGCGCGACACAATAAATTGCACATCACTTGCAGCAACAGCAATTTCCCAAAAACAGGCGACGACAAGACTCCTAATGGTGTAGGACTCAAACTCATGGTCAGACGATTAGAACTGTCTTATCCTGACAACTTCGCCTATCAGACGAATATCTCTGAGGACGGAAAAGTATTCACTACGACTATAGACATCAATCTTATAAAAATAGAATAA
- a CDS encoding leucine-rich repeat domain-containing protein: MKKIITLLMLSALFFVPKRVQAVQWEVSDGTQYRINPNNPSDPNDSVRIPAGTKFVRIMCGLKRDRYSNYEQVVILENEPYVNAWSSDEHVFTMYASLSGTIKDINTYTGYSYGPYDFGDPNLTPLYNRLIIIPNFDNDALRLRLAERIYGYNYLRITYGGSMRTALSCSSRIRISSYGRNREHEYFSTLDAVTLQQRIRYLYKIVLTEDEVLNTKTLNFDPQEYGISSSYVGIRNIRGLEIFQNLEELILANNRHFAMMYYYYTDNDHGTASFYPDFTPFSKLKVLDLSGINGSFDNNYYRETYVHFRPTEMPTLPSSLEYLYLRNSNVVQTLLLNGTGNPNLKEIDATGSRTLETLEAKGCPELDAVLVTNCSNLRVLNCDSGNLTELDLTGCSLLRELYCNDNMLETLTFDSNTSYSRLERVECQNNNLTSLSYNSTNNIRSLNYLDCSKNIITNLELPYANELKQLYCWNNKIPSLDLSASTNLWRLRMSNNKVKSLDLTNNRKLKEIYANNNLLTTLDCSNLTYLQEAQLSRNKMTNLDMSGCSSVKKLLCNAQGGDNVRLLDTLNLTGCTALTTLECQNNALTSLNLSTCTRLTPSGVKAYMQRAVKDVKVFDRNKVCIELPNGVTPAITDNSTISNADMDNYFGTWTGSGFDKTRNKVIKRGGKTYLVLHDISDDARGGAQTKADVDFYGKQMKYQYALFGDNWDETLGGSLANGKKTDNVTVTIYPYVMYVNPLSKDIHSEEVTQQGKEPFYSGTIYLDYDAIVPAGATAYIAKKININKELIYSTAGGGHEKVTADQLQLVPLVAGEGASEVVIPAYTPVYVKSDTEFGLFSFDRNNHGGIEQALGYAQDGSHLTKDNILRGVLTDSAITKYSVLSLGRGRPKGSDDNGYTTESRIGFWPFSGTTIPAHRVFIPIGELENAGVNNNSPGLLFSFINDIDENTTTGIRSAVINNNEGWYTINGVRLNGRPTEKGIYIHNGRKEVIR; encoded by the coding sequence ATGAAAAAAATCATTACTCTATTAATGCTTTCAGCATTATTCTTTGTGCCGAAACGTGTGCAAGCCGTGCAATGGGAGGTCTCAGACGGCACGCAGTACCGCATCAATCCCAACAACCCAAGTGACCCCAACGACTCCGTCCGTATTCCTGCAGGAACGAAGTTTGTGCGCATTATGTGTGGCCTTAAAAGGGATAGATATTCAAACTATGAGCAAGTAGTAATTTTAGAAAATGAACCTTACGTCAATGCTTGGAGCAGTGATGAACATGTTTTTACTATGTATGCTTCTCTTTCAGGTACTATAAAAGACATTAATACTTATACTGGTTATTCTTATGGTCCTTATGATTTTGGTGACCCGAATTTGACTCCTTTATATAACAGATTAATAATTATACCAAACTTTGATAATGATGCTCTCCGCTTGAGACTTGCAGAGAGGATTTATGGCTATAATTATCTGCGCATCACGTACGGTGGTAGTATGAGAACAGCACTCAGTTGTTCTTCGAGAATAAGAATTTCGAGTTACGGACGTAATAGAGAACATGAGTATTTTAGTACGCTGGATGCAGTTACTTTGCAGCAAAGAATCAGGTATTTGTACAAGATTGTTCTTACTGAGGACGAAGTATTGAACACCAAAACACTCAATTTTGATCCTCAGGAATATGGAATTTCATCAAGTTACGTTGGTATCCGCAATATACGCGGACTTGAAATATTTCAGAATTTAGAAGAACTCATATTAGCAAACAACAGACATTTTGCTATGATGTATTATTATTATACAGACAACGATCATGGAACTGCTTCTTTTTATCCGGATTTTACCCCTTTTTCCAAACTCAAGGTTTTGGATTTGTCAGGAATCAATGGTTCATTTGATAACAATTATTATAGAGAAACCTATGTTCACTTTAGACCTACAGAAATGCCTACTTTGCCATCATCATTGGAATATTTGTATTTAAGAAATTCCAATGTTGTTCAAACTTTACTGTTGAATGGCACAGGCAACCCGAATTTAAAGGAAATAGATGCCACAGGCAGTCGTACGTTAGAGACTCTTGAAGCGAAAGGCTGTCCGGAGTTGGATGCCGTGCTTGTAACGAACTGTTCGAATTTGAGAGTCTTAAATTGCGATAGTGGCAATCTCACAGAACTTGACCTTACGGGATGTTCGCTTCTTAGAGAACTATATTGTAACGATAATATGTTGGAGACCCTGACATTCGACTCGAATACGAGTTATTCACGTCTAGAACGTGTAGAATGTCAAAATAACAACCTCACGTCGCTTTCGTACAACAGCACCAACAATATCCGGTCTCTCAATTATCTTGATTGCTCAAAAAATATCATTACTAATCTGGAACTGCCTTACGCAAACGAACTTAAGCAACTCTACTGCTGGAACAACAAAATTCCGTCGCTCGACCTTTCCGCAAGCACGAACCTGTGGCGTCTGCGTATGTCGAACAACAAGGTAAAGTCATTGGATTTGACCAATAACAGGAAGTTAAAGGAAATCTATGCCAACAACAATCTCCTGACCACGCTTGACTGCTCAAACCTGACCTATTTGCAGGAAGCCCAACTCTCGCGCAACAAGATGACAAATCTTGACATGTCGGGATGTTCAAGCGTTAAGAAATTGCTCTGCAACGCGCAAGGTGGTGACAACGTCCGTCTGCTCGACACACTCAATCTCACAGGCTGTACTGCTCTTACAACCCTCGAATGTCAGAACAATGCCTTGACATCCTTGAATTTGAGCACTTGCACAAGACTTACGCCCAGCGGCGTGAAAGCCTATATGCAGCGTGCCGTAAAGGACGTAAAAGTGTTCGACCGCAACAAAGTCTGCATCGAACTGCCCAATGGTGTAACACCAGCGATAACAGACAATAGCACAATCAGCAATGCCGATATGGACAACTACTTCGGCACATGGACCGGCAGTGGTTTCGACAAGACACGCAATAAAGTCATCAAGCGCGGCGGCAAGACCTATCTGGTACTGCACGACATCAGCGACGATGCCCGCGGCGGCGCACAGACCAAGGCGGATGTGGATTTCTACGGCAAACAAATGAAATACCAATACGCGCTCTTCGGCGATAACTGGGATGAAACACTCGGCGGCAGCCTTGCCAATGGCAAGAAGACGGATAACGTAACGGTAACAATCTACCCCTACGTGATGTACGTGAACCCTCTGAGCAAGGACATCCACTCGGAAGAGGTTACACAGCAAGGAAAAGAACCCTTCTACTCCGGCACCATCTACCTGGACTATGACGCCATAGTACCTGCCGGTGCCACGGCATACATCGCCAAGAAAATAAACATCAATAAGGAACTGATCTACAGCACGGCAGGCGGCGGTCATGAGAAGGTAACAGCCGACCAACTGCAGTTGGTTCCCCTCGTGGCAGGCGAAGGTGCTTCAGAGGTAGTCATCCCTGCCTACACGCCGGTATATGTAAAGAGCGACACAGAATTCGGTCTCTTCTCTTTCGACCGCAACAATCACGGCGGTATAGAGCAAGCCTTGGGCTATGCACAGGATGGCAGCCACTTGACAAAGGACAATATCCTCAGAGGTGTACTCACAGACTCTGCCATCACTAAATACAGTGTGCTTTCTCTCGGTCGCGGTCGCCCCAAAGGCAGTGATGACAATGGCTATACCACTGAGTCGCGCATAGGCTTCTGGCCCTTCAGCGGCACGACAATCCCTGCCCACCGTGTGTTCATTCCGATAGGTGAACTTGAAAACGCGGGTGTAAACAACAATAGCCCGGGTCTGCTCTTCTCATTCATTAACGACATCGACGAAAACACGACGACCGGCATCCGTTCCGCAGTGATAAACAATAACGAAGGCTGGTACACCATCAATGGTGTCCGTCTGAACGGTCGTCCCACAGAAAAAGGTATTTACATTCATAATGGCAGAAAGGAGGTAATCCGATGA
- the tsf gene encoding translation elongation factor Ts: MAVSIEDIKKLRALTNAGLSDCKKALMEADGDFDKANELIRERGLAIAAKRSDREASEGCVLCKIDGNFGAIVALKCETDFVAQNADFVALTQQILDAAVAAKCTNVEEVRNLVINGETVSELVTARSGVTGEKMQLDDYLTITGESLSMYNHQGRNQLCTIVALNMPVAEEYGHSVAMQVAAMKPIAVTEAEVPEEVKAQELKEAIAKTKDQQIEKAVEAALKKAGFNLYIAESEEHLEEGIRKGSITAEQADEIRELKARVAEEKANNLPEQMIQNIANGRMAKFFRENCLDQQAYIMDGNITVAEYLKQADKECKATAFLRFTLRAE, from the coding sequence ATGGCAGTATCAATAGAAGATATCAAGAAATTGCGCGCACTGACCAATGCCGGACTCTCCGACTGCAAGAAGGCACTCATGGAGGCTGATGGAGATTTCGACAAGGCGAACGAACTTATTCGCGAACGCGGACTCGCCATCGCTGCTAAGCGTAGCGACCGTGAAGCAAGCGAAGGATGCGTGCTCTGCAAAATCGACGGCAACTTCGGTGCTATCGTAGCGCTCAAGTGCGAGACAGACTTCGTTGCACAGAATGCTGACTTCGTGGCACTCACACAGCAGATTCTCGATGCAGCAGTTGCCGCAAAATGCACTAACGTGGAAGAAGTAAGAAACCTCGTTATCAACGGCGAAACGGTTTCCGAACTCGTTACGGCAAGAAGTGGTGTAACCGGAGAAAAAATGCAGCTCGACGACTATCTCACCATCACAGGTGAAAGCCTCTCAATGTATAACCATCAGGGCAGGAACCAACTCTGCACCATCGTAGCACTCAATATGCCGGTGGCTGAAGAGTACGGACACAGCGTGGCTATGCAGGTAGCAGCCATGAAACCTATCGCAGTAACAGAGGCAGAAGTACCAGAAGAAGTTAAGGCACAGGAACTCAAAGAGGCAATTGCTAAGACAAAAGATCAGCAGATTGAAAAGGCTGTTGAAGCAGCACTCAAGAAGGCAGGATTCAACCTCTACATCGCAGAGAGCGAAGAACACCTCGAAGAAGGTATCCGCAAGGGTAGCATCACGGCTGAGCAAGCCGACGAAATCCGCGAACTCAAGGCACGTGTGGCTGAAGAAAAAGCCAACAACCTCCCCGAGCAGATGATTCAGAACATCGCTAACGGACGTATGGCAAAGTTCTTCCGCGAGAACTGTCTCGACCAGCAGGCTTACATCATGGATGGAAACATCACCGTGGCAGAATACCTAAAGCAGGCTGATAAAGAATGTAAGGCTACAGCCTTCCTTCGTTTCACGCTCCGCGCAGAATAA
- the rpsB gene encoding 30S ribosomal protein S2 yields the protein MSRTNFDQLLEAGCHFGHLKRKWNPAMAPYIYMERNGIHIIDLHKTVVKIDEAADALKQIAKSGKRILFVATKKQAKQIVADKATSVNMPYVTERWPGGMLTNFPTIRKAVKKMANIDKMTADGTFSNLSKREILQISRQRAKLEKNLGSIADLNRLPAALFVIDVMKEHIAVKEANRLGIPVFGIVDTNSNPSNVDFVIPANDDASSSIETILDACCAAIVEGQEERKAEKADEAAAASQNEEDAAPARASRRRSTRARVEKAEAAPAPEVPAAEEKTAPATEEAPAAEPTEAPAEA from the coding sequence ATGTCAAGAACAAACTTTGACCAACTCCTCGAGGCAGGCTGCCACTTCGGCCACCTCAAACGCAAATGGAACCCTGCCATGGCACCATACATCTACATGGAGCGCAATGGCATACATATCATCGACCTCCACAAGACAGTCGTGAAAATTGACGAGGCTGCAGATGCACTCAAGCAAATCGCTAAGTCAGGAAAACGCATCCTCTTCGTTGCTACTAAGAAACAAGCCAAGCAAATCGTTGCTGACAAGGCTACATCGGTAAACATGCCTTACGTTACGGAACGCTGGCCGGGCGGTATGCTCACCAACTTCCCAACTATTCGCAAGGCTGTCAAGAAAATGGCCAATATCGACAAAATGACTGCCGACGGAACATTCTCCAACCTCTCAAAGCGCGAAATTCTCCAGATTTCACGCCAACGTGCTAAGTTGGAAAAGAACCTCGGTTCTATCGCTGACCTCAACCGCCTCCCCGCTGCTCTCTTCGTCATCGACGTGATGAAAGAGCACATCGCAGTAAAAGAGGCTAACCGTCTCGGCATACCCGTCTTCGGCATCGTAGACACAAACTCTAACCCAAGCAACGTTGACTTCGTAATACCAGCCAACGACGACGCAAGCAGCAGCATTGAAACAATACTCGACGCTTGCTGTGCAGCAATCGTGGAAGGACAGGAAGAGCGTAAGGCTGAAAAGGCTGACGAGGCTGCTGCAGCATCTCAGAATGAAGAAGATGCAGCACCGGCACGCGCATCACGCCGCCGCTCAACACGTGCAAGAGTAGAAAAGGCTGAAGCAGCTCCTGCTCCCGAAGTTCCCGCAGCAGAGGAAAAAACTGCTCCTGCAACTGAAGAAGCACCTGCAGCAGAACCTACTGAAGCACCCGCCGAAGCATAA
- the rpsI gene encoding 30S ribosomal protein S9: MEMINALGRRKSAIARIFVTEGTGKITINKRDLAEYFPSPILQYVVKQPLTLLDAAEKYDIKVNLTGGGYTGQSQALRLAIARALVKINAEDKKALRAEGFMTRDPREVERKKPGRPKARRRFQFSKR; this comes from the coding sequence ATGGAAATGATTAATGCATTAGGTCGCCGCAAAAGCGCCATCGCTCGCATCTTCGTAACTGAAGGTACTGGCAAAATTACAATAAACAAAAGAGACCTTGCTGAATACTTCCCTTCACCCATCCTGCAGTATGTGGTAAAGCAACCCCTTACGCTGCTCGATGCCGCTGAAAAGTATGACATCAAGGTGAACCTCACAGGTGGTGGCTACACAGGACAATCACAAGCCCTGCGCCTCGCCATTGCACGTGCACTCGTAAAAATCAATGCTGAAGACAAAAAGGCGCTCCGCGCTGAAGGTTTCATGACACGCGACCCGCGCGAAGTGGAACGCAAAAAGCCGGGACGTCCAAAGGCACGCCGCCGCTTCCAGTTCAGCAAGCGTTAA
- the rplM gene encoding 50S ribosomal protein L13: MDTLSYKTISANKETANKEWVVVDATDQVLGRLCTKVAKLLRGKYKPNFTPHVDCGDNVIILNAEKIKITGKKMTDRVYYSYTGYPGGQRETTPAQILAKKNGAEILLRRVVKGMLPKNRLGAKLLSNLYVYEGGEHKHEAQSPKAIDINLLK, encoded by the coding sequence GTGGACACTTTAAGTTACAAGACCATTTCTGCAAACAAAGAGACAGCCAACAAAGAGTGGGTGGTAGTAGATGCTACCGACCAGGTGCTCGGCCGTCTTTGCACAAAGGTTGCCAAATTGCTCCGCGGTAAGTACAAACCAAACTTCACACCGCACGTAGATTGTGGCGACAACGTTATCATCCTCAATGCCGAAAAAATCAAAATCACCGGCAAGAAGATGACAGACAGAGTTTATTACAGCTATACAGGCTATCCCGGCGGACAGCGCGAAACAACACCTGCGCAAATCCTCGCAAAGAAGAACGGAGCAGAAATCCTCCTCCGTCGTGTTGTGAAAGGCATGTTGCCCAAGAACCGCCTCGGCGCCAAGTTGCTCTCCAACCTCTATGTATATGAAGGTGGCGAACACAAGCACGAAGCACAAAGCCCAAAAGCAATTGACATCAACCTACTTAAATAA